CCCATCTGCCATAATTTAGACTCAAGATTTTGTGTGTTCCCCAGAACAGGCCATTGCTTAGCAAGTGCCTAGACTTTTCCTCACACTTCCCAAGCAGAGTTGAGAGCCAGCGAtggtgggcttgattctgattgCACTCACAGTGgggtaaatcagaagtaactcttGGTGGAGCTAGCACGCTGCAGAAGTGATGTGAGACCAGAGTCAGGCTGGCCGGTTCTCCCCAGGGACATTGAGAACCCCTAACTCAAGTCTTTGTGTGGGTGTTAAGCAGGGAAGGTTTTAAACTACCTTACTTTAATGTATAAGGGCTAAATTTTCTGCTGGCctaatcccattgaaagtcaatggaattgcaccagCAGTGAAGTTAGCCCCCAATGATTGTTAAACCCACACTTGTGCTCTGTGCTATTCAGGCTCTGGCACAGCCCTCATCCTCAAGGCATGCAAGCTCCTTCTAGAAGTGCATTAAGCGACAGGCCTAGCATCTGCCCATGTGTTTGCTGTCCCTGGATCATgagctttttttttccttaccaaatcttttgcagtttgtttgttttaaggatTCCTTCCACTTAGACAAGATTCTCTAAAATGTCCAGCTGTTTCCCTTCCTTTTAAAGCTGGCGCACAAATATCCCTATCCTGGGCCATTTCCTTCtgcaatggctatgagccaggatgggcagggatgcaaaaccatgcctAATTCTCTATTTATACGTTCTCTCCTTTTTCTAAACCACAGATGAAGACACTCTGGCATCAGTCAGCCTTTACACACAGAGTAGACAAAATTGACCCCGTCAATCCAGAGGGCTAGCTTGTGCCTCTGAGCGCAGCTCAATTTAGAAATAGTCCGGGAGGCGCTGGGACTCAGAGACATGCCTCTGGGGCACAACTCCCTCCCCGTGGAGATTAAGCTCAGTTCATTCCTTGTCTCGGCTGCATTCTCCCCACTCACCTGCTCGGGTTGCAGAGAGCAAGCCAGCATCTGGGGATCGAGGGGGTGCTTGTATTTCCCCACTCAGGTGTGCAGTCCCAACCTAGCCCAGAGGCGTGATCCAGCTCCCATGGCAGTCAGTCCTCATTTCCATTTCTGCAATGCTTGatggcaaaaaaaataaaaataaaaaaaacagtccaTTTCCCATTTCTCTAGATGGGACCCCCAGCGGGTGGGGAAAAGAGGGTGAGACATGAAGGAGGCAAAGGCTAAGTGTGCCATGACTCTGTGCTTCATTCACCTCTcacttaccccagtgtaaatcaggaataatgcaACCCAAGCCAATAGGGTTATACTGCTGTAAAAGCCAGTGTGAGGGAGTGGAGAGTCAGGCCTGAGAACCCACAACCGTAGGTGGAGCCCGGATTATCATGCAGCAAGTTACATTTGTTACTGTAAATTGGCAAGCCCAATCTAGGTCTCAGAGGTACGACAGCTTGCAACACAGGCAAAGGGATGGAGTCAAAGAGGCGAAACGGTTCGACAGCAGAGATGGGGCCGTGCTGCAGAGATgggatttggatctggatccaaacgtTCCCCAAGTCGAGGGTGGTTCAGACACCAGGGTTTTGATTTGGCCTGTTATAGAGACACTAATTGCGGAGGTTGGATCTGGTTCCAAACTTGGCCAGAGTCCAAGGCTGTTCCAGTTCAGGGTTTGTCTAGCAACACATACCGCGCAGTCCTTCAGAACCGCTGTTCCCAACCGAGTTCGGTTCTGAGGGTTCCGCTGAGCCCCCCGAATTAGCCTGCCTGAGCTGTACGGAGAGGATGAAATGAACTAAGTGCCCTTTCCAATGTTACTTTGTTTCTTAACCAGAGGTGGGGAAACACCTTTCCTGCTCTCCTTTCCTTGCTGGCTTCTGGTGCAAAGAAACGATGTCCTCATCACCTTAATCACAGGTGGTTTGTGCCCTACCCCACTGCACGTCTCAACGGGCATCCTCCTAATTGGCTGAGTCACACCCCTGCCTCCAGAGGCCACAGTTGGGTCAATGTCTGCTGGTGTGTCTGCTGGTGTGGCCATGCGTTTGCTGGGTCCCCTTCTGGGCACCGAGTTTTTACATACGACATGCACCATGTGTCTAGAGATTACAGCATCTACCACACCTTTTGCACTGGTGTCAGTGGGACCTTGGTGGTAATTCGTCAGCAGTCTCTTTCTCTGCAGAAGTGACTAAATGGGTCCCTGCGTCCTATGTCAAATCTGGCAGAAACCACTATGTTAAAAAGTTCATGCTAAGAGCTCATCCATTCTACAGCACTAAGGAATGTTTGCAGAATTCCCCTGTTCCCGGAAGACGTGGAagaagggtttgtttgtttgtttttttagtgaattgaatattttattttattttaattttttgccatTCACGTTGCACACGGACTCTGGTTGCTGGGGCTTGGAAAGGATCTCAGTATGTTGAGAGCTGTTGTCTGACATCACCTCTTCCTATTGGGTTGGGAACAGGAGGTGTTTAGGAAGTTGCAAGTCTTTCAAAGGACACTTAATAGCATGAGTCTCTTCAGGTTAgtagagggaagaggaaagaatcATGCTCCCGCTAACAATCGTCTCTGCAGTTCTGTGCTGTTGGGTAGTTAAAGGAATCACAGTCTCCTAACCGGTGCATAATCATTTTGCATGGAGTTCCATATTTGTAATGTTAGCCTCCAGATGCATCTTGGGACGACCAAGAAGTCATTAGATCTATTCTATCCAGCCACTTttagccttttttattttttcttttactataaAAAAAAGTAGATCTTTCCCATCTACACAACCTCGGAAGAAGCAGGCTCAAATCCGTTTCTCCGCACGGAGCCTGTCCAGGGAATTCCTGCTTTACTTGCACGTGTGAACATCGTAGACTCGTATGCATTCCTGGCAGCTGACGTAGCAGCAccagtggaagatacagtggcACTTCTCTTTCCGTTTCTCAGTCCTTGTGTTGTGCCCGCGGCCGCAGCACAGAAGGTCGCATCCGTCTATCCCGTGGGAGGTGACATTGCAGATCCGGTCGCGGGTCCCAAAGGAGCCCGTCTCGGGGTTCGGCTCACAAAAGTTTGGTGAGTTCTCGTAGTAAACCAGGTCTCTCTCAGTTGGGGCCTTGAAGAAGTTGTACTTGGGCCTGAGCGTCTCGACCCAGCCACGGGACTCCCGATGCTTCTCCACCACCATTTCAGAAGCGCTGTCGTACTTATCCTTGAGATAGTCACCGATGACCCTGAAGTCTGGCTGGGACCACCAGCATGTCTTCACCTCACAGCTGCCTGACAGACCATGACATTTGCACTTCAGATGCATGTGATCAATAATGGactagaaaagagagaaaaacggAAGAGGGAAACTATTAGCCCATAATATGGATCAATAATACATTCTGTTATTTACCTAACACTTCTCATCCCAAAGAATCCTAGGCAGAGGTctagttcctcagctggtgtaaaccaattTAGTTTCATTAACTACACTGGTATACACTAGTCAGGGATTGGACGTGGTCTCCATAAAGTGCTTTCAATGACAGGTGAAGTCATTCCTGTACCCATGTGTGTAAATATTTCTATAGCTATATTCACACGCAAGGATCACTTTGCTCAGGAGGGAAATGCAGACACCTCTGAGGTGGAATACAGCAGCTTCTGAACGGCACTTAGCCAAGCCAAATAATACTTTAGGACAGGGAGTGAAGAAGGATTCATAAGCCGATTTAAACTGCAGGGAGAATTCATGGGCGAAATGTGCTATGATTATCCAAACGACAATTTAGCCCGGTCATCAGAGCTCCCTTTTCTTGCAAAAGAGACTCAAGTCAAGGAGGAGAGTATCACCTGCTGAATCACCAGTGCCACTTCCTGCTGAACCCTAAGATTTTCTTCACAGGCCTCTCAACAGTGTGTTGAGCAGGTCACACCTCGACAGCTGAGAGCACAGCtcgcagtgttgccaattcttgcaattttatcacgaGCCTCATGGTAGTTGGTGTTTTCCttaaggccccagctcctggaggcatgtgaataggtgagaatctcagctttcatttgaaaaaacaaaaagtaagtttctagcctcccctgccccccaggttgCTAAAGGTACAGAAATCAGCAGGTAAATGAAAAGAACACAAAGTGTATGATtattttttaagccagtctcatgatttgaGAAGCCTGACTCTTGagttttttgaatgcttggtgtTGGCAATGCTGCATCTATGGGTGGCATGGTTACCAGATGGAGCGGGTGAACGTCAGTCCTGGTCTAAACGGAAGAAAtcaccattggcttcaatgagacttATGTTTGCCTCACCCATGGCTGAAATTGATCCAAAGATTTCCAAGGCACTGCTCACCACCATTTCTGAGGTGGAAGATAGCCTGATACAATTTACTCAATAAGCTGTGTTATTCAGAGATGATCAGCAAATTTATGAATGCATGAACAGACTAGTACCAAGCTAAATCCAAAAGATTTGCCATGAATCAGCAACTACAATGTGTGATCAACATTTTCTGGGTGGTTTTTTTGTGCCCGTTAGGCAGCTTCATTCACTGCCAAGGAGATTGTAATTAGCGATGGGAGAACTGCAAAATGTTTGATTCATATAATCATCCAAATCTCAGTCAAAGCTTTTGGTCTGGAGATTGGATTTGAATTCTTATGAAAACTGGTTCCGACTTCCCCTACTGCTTAGTTTTATTAGCTGGAAATACTTGAATCCGGAGGATTGGAACTTGTGCACCTAATGAGTGTTAGCATGGTGTGAATGGAAAACATATGCTATTTCTGAAGAAACAGGATTTCAGTGTTAATGTTGTGCCATTTTCTATCTGATCTATGATATTTGTAAGGGGCCTAAAACGGGATCGGAGTCTTGAGGATGGACTGAAGATGAAGATAGCCCGAACAAGAGCCTAAATTGTCACTGTTGAACTTACAGCTAATATCGTATCTTTTTATTGATTCGCATTATGAGACAAATCCCGCATTTCTATCCTACCCAACTGTGTGGTGGTACTCTTTATCCCTGTCTTTTACTGCCATCAGAAATGCTGAGTAACCCATGGTACCCAGGACCCAATGGACAACTTTATGTCAAATGACCACAGGGACATGTCTTGCTTCCTTCTTCTGCTATTTAGTTGCTGCATCCCTCATTTTGTGGTGGGACTTCATCTTGAATTTTAAAGGTCTGTGCTCCAcatcttgggccagattctcagctggtgtaaactggaataactccattggcttcaatggagcttcACCCATCTCCATCAGTTGAGGATCTCGCTCTGAGGTTTTGGCCTGTTCCGGACTGTGGTTACATACAGTAGTGGACTCCATATTGGAGGAGTGACTACTTTGTAGTCATATGTTTCTATGGAAGTGGATaggccccactccttcccccattgtCAATAACAACTTAATAAGGGAGTAGGATCAGGTTAGCTATTTTGATTTTATGATTTAATTAAGTTTGGTCCCTATATAGGAAGAACCATGAGGTCTCTCTGTAGGGGGGAAAGAACATGAAGCAACTTTTGTGAGGCATATAGTGGGGTGAGGGTTGGAGAAGTTAGCTCCAAGCCAAGAAAGTTTCCTGGTGGTGCTAGGAAGCAGGTGCGCAGGATGGACAGACTGAAGCCTTGTCCTGAAATTGCCCAGTTGACAGCAAGCCCTTTCCCCCATGGCAGCTTGGTGCTAACCCCAGGCACTGAGAGTAAATATGGGGCTATTTTAGGCACCTGCTAGGTGTGAAGAGGCACAGAAACCAGGCTCTGAGCACAGGGAAGTCTGTATGTGATGACCATCCTCTTAGTTTTCATTTGGACTGAACCTAAAATTTTCAGAGCTGAGCACATGAGCTTCCGTGGCTTGAACTAACaggctaaggcccagattctcaaaggcatgccctcaatgggagttaggcacctaaatgcctttgaggatctaggcctaagaCCCATAGCTGGCAGCTATAGCAGACTCATATCCTCTGCggatcaggcacagaggagaATCTGTAAAACGCACTGGGCAGTAGGGGGCTACGGTGTTGAACCCAGTTCACCTGAGCTTCTTTTTGCCGTTCACCTAGGattttcgggggtgggggtggaaggaaaTGTTTTTAGGGGCTCAATAAAATGAAACCGGATTGCCTTACTGTCCTCCCAGCTTCGTTGTTGTGCCTGTTCATGGCTGACCGAGCATCCGGCCTGTTCTCCCGGGCGTCCGCGAACTCTCGAGACACCATGGTCCCAAACTCCACGTCCTCGCTGCAGCCTCCCCATTTCCAGCCTTCCCCGGGGGGCCCCTTGTGGCGGGTATCGCAGCCGCAGATGGTGGCCGAGCCCTCGGCACAGGATCTGGTCACCGCAAAAGCAACGCCTGCGGAGGCAATGGCGTGGACGAAGGCCGACTCCCGGGTAGCTGTGGAAGAGGGAAGGATGCAGggatctgttactgagtggcgaACATGAGTGACCCTTCCCAACGGACTGACATGAGCGCCTCCTCTGAAGAACACAGCAGCAGGCTAGGAAACCTGCCTCCTGGCTTAAGTATCCCATCTCCAGgccgggccatttccagcactggaagacacaatgagtcagggctggccctgactcaacacccactgaagtcagtggaaagtctccacccagtggactttggatcaggccctagtaaGCAAATGGCCAAATGGGGCTCTCTGTGTTCCAGCATCCAGCACTGATTCAGGTGCATATAGACTGGACCCCAGTCACCCCCGTGGAAGGGGAGACGTCTCTTTGCTGCCAGACTCCACTCTCTGGCACTGGGGCCAAGGCCAGATAAACCACACACTTTTCAGAGCCCTGTGACTAGCCCAGCCAGCCTTTTCAGGGCTCTGCAAATGGCGTGGCTGGTTCCATATCATGTTGGGGACTGCTGATGGTTGGCAGTTGGGAAAACACCAGAACGGCCTGCTATTCCAGCAATCTGCTTCCCGCACCATGCACACCGAGTGTCAGCCTCCTCATCTTTCCTCGAAACATGCTCTTTCTGCTACCTGACCAGCTCACCCGGATGCTGCGTCCAATACACTGcatcttatagaatcatagaaatgctgggctggaagggatctcaagaagtcatccagtccagcccctgctgctgagGCTGGGCCGAGtatttctagaccatccctgacagatgtttgtccagcctgttcttaaaaacctccaatgatggggattccacaacctcccttacaagcctatttcagagcttaactacccttatagttagaaagtatCCTAGTATCTAACcttttcctagtatctaacctaaatcttccttgttgcagattaagcccatcacttcttgtcccaccttcagtggacacggagaacaattgatcagagtcctctttataacagctcttactatagctgaagactgttatcaggttccccctgtcttcttttctcaagactaaacatgcccaattttttaaacttctctaaacctttgatcattttggttgctctcctctggactctcaccAATTTCACTGCATCTtccctaaagtgtggcacccagaactggacacagtgctccagctgaggcctcaccagtgctgagtacagcTGGATAATTACCTCCCCTGTCTTATgtacaacactcttgttaatacacccctgaatgatattagcctttttttttttgcagatgcatcacattgttcactctcattcaatctgtgatccactataacccccagatcttttttcagcagtactaccaacTACCCATTTATTCCTCaatctgtagtggtgcatttgagttttccttcctaagtgaaggacttttcatttgtctttattgaatttcatctgttgaattcagaccaattctctgcattgtcaaggtcattttaaattctaatcctgtccttcaactTGAAtctatctaatttatctaaatattctttaacctgttctttccctggtttggcttgcgttccttcccctttgctgttAATTCTAATTGTGTTGCATATCTGAACATcatgaacatttttcatgaaaattgtaGCAAAATAGGCATTCAACTCATTAGCCTTCTTAATATCATCCATAATAACTCTCCTTctctgctaagtagaggacctacatttTCTTagtttttctcttgctcctaatatatttaaataacctcttcttgttgccttttatgtcccttgctaggtgtaactcattttgtgtcaCTACATGGTTGTCccattcttttgtactcatccttagcaattcatccatgtttccactttctgtagtattcctttttgattttgagGTCATTAAAGAGTTCCAGGTGGAGCCATATTGCCCTCTTACTGTGCTTCCTATCTTACTATAGCATCAGAATCGTTTGCAGCTGTACCTTCAAAATTGCCTCCTTGAGAAACTGACAgctttcctgaactcctttctcccttagattttcttaccatgggaccttacctaccagttctctgcatTTGTTGAgatctgcttttttgaagtccattgtccttattctgctgctcttactCCCGCCTCTCCTTAgcatcatgaaatctatcatttaatggtcactttcacccaaattgccttccaccttcagatttgctaccaattcctccctattgatcagaatcaagtctaaaatgactGTCGCTCTTGTTACATCCTCCATTTTCTGAAACATACATTTTTCCTTAATACATTCTAAGAATAtactggacattttgtgttttgccatattacttttctaaCAGATGACTGGGTAGCTCAAGTCATCCATTattaccaggtcttgtgttttggatatttctgtggtgtgttctagaaatgcctcatccacctcctcttcctgattggTGGTTGCTAGTAgatccctaccatgacatcacccctatTCTTtatcccttttatctttacccagagaatttcaactggtctgcctctcacctccttctggacctcagcaCAAGTGTACATATTCTTGATATACAGTGCAACACCTCATCACTTTTTatcctgcttgtccttcctgaacaagcgaTACTCCTGTATACCAAAAGtccagtcatgagacttatcccaccaTGTCTGTGATGCCAAGTAAACCGTAATTGAGCATATGTattaatacttccagttcttcctgtttattcctcaTACTTATGTGTGCTTGAAGGTTTGTCTATTTGCCCAGTTCGGTGCCAGGTCCCTGAGCTACCTAAAAGGATTGTTGTCATGTCTGGCTCTTCACCTGGGAATGTTGGTGACAACCTTTTTAGCCTTTGGCTGGGTCAACTGAAAGGGGTTCTCATCATGAGGTTGAGTAGCTAAGTCTCTGGGAAGACCTTCCTTTATGcacttcagtggtagcagatgacagaacaaggagtaatggtctcaaattgcagtgggggaggtttaggttggatattagggaaaactttttcactaggagggtgatgaagcactggaatgggttacctagggaggtggtggaatcttcttccttagaggtttttaaggtcaggcttgacaaagccctggctgggatgatttagtgggggattgctcctgctttgagcaggaggttggactagatgacctcctgaggtcccttccaaccctgatattctatgattctatgattcacttgAGCCATAACTAGAGTGGCCGGAGAACAATTCCATTACATGACAGCTTTCACATTTTGCTTTCATTCCACAGTGGAAGGATACAAAATTTTTCAAATGTCTTTGTGAAAATGGAATAGTGTTGAAATATCTAGCTTTGGATCGGTAAGTTCAGCTTTCCAATTTgggtctttctctctctttggaagTGACCAGAGAGCCCGCCCTAGACCTCAGAAACCTTCCCGTCAAAATCGATACGTCTCCATGAAACCCAATGGAGcagcattttttgacaaaaaacattTAATCTAAAAGGTTCCAACTGGCTCTGGTGTAGGGAAAACATGATGATCAATCATGATAATCCAGCCTCTTGGAGACCCTTTACAAATCTCCCTAACAAGCTGACTCCTTGGCTATGCAATCCCAGTTATCCAAACAAATTTGGTGTCACCCACGTTGTTTGGATAATCAGGATTgttctgtaatacaaatatagCCATAGAGGCAGATTTTCAGCTAGTTTAAATTGGtgtagatccattgacttcaacggctCTATGCCATATTTACACCAGTCGATGATCTGGCTCAATAACTTTACTCGTcgggttttttttgtgtttttttttttgtaccagATTTCGTGGACCTTAGTCCATTCTGATTGCTATGAATGGGAACATATGGCTTTAACTTCTGGCTGCTCAATCAGTTATTTGCACTTAGTAATATGGAGAGTATTTAACAAGCCAAGTCAAAACCCTAACGTGTTCTCAGGATCGAAACCAATATTGCGTGTTAACAGAGAGGTCCTGACTAGCTTGAATACTTGAGCCAGAACCTGTGCATTGGCTCTTCTCTCTGGGATACTACCAAATTCAACAATATGCAAATAAAATAGCATGCAGGAAATTACAAGCAAAAGGCATGAGCAATGTCCTGGAACACAACTTCAGCATGCTTATAAAGGTTAGAAAGTCACTGAGTGCATACAAGTAAGGGAGAAGATACTTTTATTCAAgcatgtgtaacaccgacagaccctggttgtcggcaggcaggatcgaacctgggacccctggagctaaatgcatgagctaaaagccacatggcccttagctaaagCTTTAGAGCTCACTGATTAATCtgtaagtggtctcggtgccacaaCACCATTCCCACATGTGTGTAGGTTACACATGTACAGAAACTCTTCAGCTCTGGAggtattttttattcttttccttaaCAATAACTTCAGGttttatatagcacttctcaTGTGGAAAGATCCCAGAGCACTTTATAGACTATACATGTAGGGGTTGCTCAACGGccagtgaaatgcagctgcctctagggtggaacacagcagctgtttaacagcatgcAACAGGAAGTGAACAGCACCGTAACCAATTGTACTACATGAAGAATTGAATCAGGCAGAGTGTAGTTGAAATCTGGCCCAGAACACTGAGGTTAACAATCCTACTCTTGAGATAATGCCAGGGGATCTTTTAATGACCATGTGGGATTGAGACATTGGATTTGCATCTCATCTCTCACCTCTAACTTTAGGCTGGGACAGTGGGCTCAGTATTGATGCACATAGAAGAGTGCCATCT
The window above is part of the Chelonia mydas isolate rCheMyd1 chromosome 2, rCheMyd1.pri.v2, whole genome shotgun sequence genome. Proteins encoded here:
- the WNT3A gene encoding protein Wnt-3a encodes the protein MGCFGYFLFLCGLSRAMSSYPIWWSLAIGHQYSSLGTQPILCGSIPGLVPKQLRFCRNYVEIMPSVAEGVKIGIQECQHQFRGRRWNCTTVNDSLAIFGPVLDKATRESAFVHAIASAGVAFAVTRSCAEGSATICGCDTRHKGPPGEGWKWGGCSEDVEFGTMVSREFADARENRPDARSAMNRHNNEAGRTSIIDHMHLKCKCHGLSGSCEVKTCWWSQPDFRVIGDYLKDKYDSASEMVVEKHRESRGWVETLRPKYNFFKAPTERDLVYYENSPNFCEPNPETGSFGTRDRICNVTSHGIDGCDLLCCGRGHNTRTEKRKEKCHCIFHWCCYVSCQECIRVYDVHTCK